The Orenia marismortui DSM 5156 DNA segment TAACAGCTTTATTGATAATATTTGTTAACATTCCTGTTACATCGGTCTTACAGACATCTCTTAATATTGGCTGTAGTGTAGTTTCAATCAAAAAAACAGACAGAATCAAAATACTTATTAATACTATTAAACCAATTTTTAGAAAACGATTGAAGAAAAAAAGCACTATAACCACCCCTTAATAGTTTATTAAATAAGAGGTGATTTTGTGCCTAATTTCCCTGAAATAAATTTAAAACTATTTTATAATTATTTCAGCAAATCTTCTTTTACCAACTTTAATAATCATTCCATTCTTTACTTCTATATCTAAATTAATTTTATCATAACGTTTATCATCAATACTAACAGCACCTTGCTTAATCATTCGGCGGGCTTGACTATTACTTTCTACTAAGCCTGTGCTTGCAACCAATTTTACAATCCATAATTTCCCTTCTTCTAAATCTTCCTTACTAATACCTACTTGTGGAATATCGTCAGGTGTATCTCCTTTTTTAAATACATTTTCAAATTCTACTTGGGCCTTTTTAGCTGCCTCCTGATTATGATACTTGGCTACGATCTCTCTAGCTAATCTCTTCTTTAGCTTCATAGGATGTAGCTCTCCGTTAGACAAACCTTCTTTAATTTCATTCAACTCTTCTAATGATATATCTGTTAATAATTCAAAATAACGAGTTATTAATTCATCTGGCATAGACATCGCCTTACCATACATCTCACTAGAACTTTCATCAATTCCTATATAATTGCCCTTACTCTTACTCATCTTATCTACACCATCTAGACCTTCTAATAATGGCATCATAATAACTGCTTGTGGTTTTTGACCATATTCTTTTTGTAAATTACGTCCAGCTAGTAGATTAAACCTTTGATCTGTTCCACCTAACTCTACATCAGCTTCAATAGCTACCGAATCATAACCTTGTAGAATTGGATAAAAGAATTCATGAATACTAATTGGTTGATTATTATTATAACGTTTAGAAAAATCTTCTCTCTCTAACATTCTTGCTACTGTATAATTAGAAGATAATTGGATTGCATCAGTAAAATCCATTTCTCCAAACCATTGACTATTAAATACCACTTTAGTCTTTTTAGGATCTAATATCTTAAAAATCTGTTCCTCATATGTCTTAGCATTCTCTTTTACTTCTTTTTCTGTTAGTTGGGTTCTAGCCTTTGATTTACCTGTTGGATCACCTATTCTCCCAGTAAAATCACCAATTAACAAATATATTTCATGTCCTAAATCTTGAAATTGTTTTAATTTCTGTAACACTACAGTATGTCCTAAATGAATATCTGGAGCTGTGGGATCTAATCCTAACTTTATTTTTAACGCTTTATTCTCTTTAGCTGATTTCTCTAATTTCTCTTTTAACTCTTCTTCACCAATTATTTCATCAATTCCTCTTTTGATTATCTTCATTTGTTCTGAAATTTCCATATTCCTTCCCCCTATAACTTATCTATATATTAAAACTTAATATTCTTTAGTAATATTATATTTATCAAGTATGTAAATTTAATTTCATTAAAAAACTCTTTCCTAGTTTTATAGAAAGAGTTCTGATTTATTGAACACATCTTCTTAATATTATATCATAAGACAAATATAATATCAATCGATGTAAAAATAATCCATTAATTCCGTATGATAACTATTAAGTAAGGGGATTTACTATATATATATCAT contains these protein-coding regions:
- the tyrS gene encoding tyrosine--tRNA ligase — protein: MEISEQMKIIKRGIDEIIGEEELKEKLEKSAKENKALKIKLGLDPTAPDIHLGHTVVLQKLKQFQDLGHEIYLLIGDFTGRIGDPTGKSKARTQLTEKEVKENAKTYEEQIFKILDPKKTKVVFNSQWFGEMDFTDAIQLSSNYTVARMLEREDFSKRYNNNQPISIHEFFYPILQGYDSVAIEADVELGGTDQRFNLLAGRNLQKEYGQKPQAVIMMPLLEGLDGVDKMSKSKGNYIGIDESSSEMYGKAMSMPDELITRYFELLTDISLEELNEIKEGLSNGELHPMKLKKRLAREIVAKYHNQEAAKKAQVEFENVFKKGDTPDDIPQVGISKEDLEEGKLWIVKLVASTGLVESNSQARRMIKQGAVSIDDKRYDKINLDIEVKNGMIIKVGKRRFAEIIIK